From a region of the Argiope bruennichi chromosome 8, qqArgBrue1.1, whole genome shotgun sequence genome:
- the LOC129980725 gene encoding prisilkin-39-like: MLVYKTNGYTTSTFAYKTNNCVTSTFGYRTNGWAVSMLLYKTNGYATSTFAYRTKNCAASTFGYRTNGWAVFMLVYKTNGYATSTFAYRTNNCAASTFGYRTNSWAVSMLVYKTNGYTTSTFAYKTNNCVTSTFGYRTNGWAVSMLLYKTNGYATSTFAYRTKNCAASTFGYRTNGWAVFMLVYKTNGCATSTFAYRTNNCVTSTFGYRTNSWAVSMLVYKTNGYTTSTFAYKTNNCVTSTFGYRTNGWAVSMLLYKTNGYATSTFAYRTKNCAASTFGYRTNGWAVFMLVYKTNGYATSTFAYRTNNCAASTL; encoded by the coding sequence ATGCTTGTATATAAAACTAATGGCTACACTACATCCACGTTTGCATATAAGACTAATAATTGCGTAACATCTACGTTTGGATATAGGACTAATGGCTGGGCAGTCTCCatgcttttatataaaactaatggCTACGCAACGTCCACGTTTGCATATAGGACTAAAAATTGCGCAGCATCTACATTTGGATATAGGACTAATGGCTGGGCAGTATTCATGCTTGTATATAAAACTAATGGCTACGCAACATCCACGTTTGCATATAGGACTAATAATTGCGCAGCATCTACGTTTGGATATAGGACTAACAGTTGGGCAGTATCCATGCTTGTATATAAAACTAATGGCTACACTACATCCACGTTTGCATATAAGACTAATAATTGCGTAACATCTACGTTTGGATATAGGACTAATGGCTGGGCAGTCTCCatgcttttatataaaactaatggCTACGCAACGTCCACGTTTGCATATAGGACTAAAAATTGCGCAGCATCTACATTTGGATATAGGACTAATGGCTGGGCAGTATTCATGCTTGTATATAAAACTAATGGCTGCGCAACATCCACGTTTGCATATAGGACTAATAATTGCGTAACATCTACGTTTGGATATAGGACTAACAGTTGGGCAGTATCCATGCTTGTATATAAAACTAATGGCTACACTACATCCACGTTTGCATATAAGACTAATAATTGCGTAACATCTACGTTTGGATATAGGACTAATGGCTGGGCAGTCTCCatgcttttatataaaactaatggCTACGCAACGTCCACGTTTGCATATAGGACTAAAAATTGCGCAGCATCTACATTTGGATATAGGACTAATGGCTGGGCAGTATTCATGCTTGTATATAAAACTAATGGCTACGCAACATCCACGTTTGCATATAGGACTAATAATTGCGCAGCATCTACGCTTTGA